A portion of the Drosophila sechellia strain sech25 chromosome 2R, ASM438219v1, whole genome shotgun sequence genome contains these proteins:
- the LOC6610046 gene encoding phospholipid-transporting ATPase ABCA1: MSSGESPVNPQSSICLLWLVICKTARFQFSNTLTSVIIIVGPIVVFLVYAATALFQEPQEETSVKYPPVNITTKVPYIFYSPENLVLAAVIEDVVHDLKAVGSQAFASASELNNALIGKDTYGYVGIEFDDSFSDINELPINVTVGLRFPLHLRKNPKMVWDNTSILKHSKMDIDYYQVEGFLVVQAKLSESLIRAKNEAVDLPEVILQHYPDVAEVDNLDNRVALCGVLFLPVTISAAYLAQMIVMERRDHLRDMLELMGVRAWIYWLSWFLVAFLLLSIPTVFMVLLLRWRYFSLSDSTLVLFFLLVYNLEVLTSAFMISSFFSDTVGVQVAIVIVHLVGCLPWRLLLMGYNPTLPRTIFVCLFLNSSLSMGLQQFIKSENLRLGMHWSCLFKRTDWDEFVHLGPILLFMLFGCVLRILVLAYMEQLRSYRNRKWYFPVQRSFWCRWNRRPRSDDFDVEGQETGIRGHPLIVRATNIEKVFNESVAVKELNLNFYQDEITVFLGHNDSGKSTIFMLLAGFLSPSAGEITINGYDLATNQRKARQFMCICPQHNVLFEKVDARWHLQFYCRLKGLSRREGSAETDKYLEIGRLQDFANTKVKNLPSGIKRMLMLCCNLCGNSKILLLDEPGTSMDPAMRSNMWDLLRRERKGRCIIMATHNMHEAEVVADQIVVLCDGQVIGYGTMGFLTQIAGTDSSYLLICTKMDTCYVAEVTNFLQIRFPDIKLHNEFSIYVTYELPTKHVAQYAGLFLELEEALGELNLAEISVCAPTLGSVFLRMGEDMRQSWNRISSFDLLSSPSPMSSLLNLLPTFEVREDDGSVKCCNQWRAIVGKKSLFTWRHRKFYCTIIATPIIICLLIISFAIFIFLVDHHLCELLVTDLSIYPKAVFVIDSPAEGNRFERRYKANVIGLGGTVRSTAGTPIDDYLLVEMKSDQVKVQHTFLAGATFDSDANSIVAWSNNKLKHGSPLSLGLVYAAIGQELAQLHIRIVNKPYQDTVQQAVRGLIYASTIEFAVLVFHYLVLSTTIFAVLPILERRSKVQHQQFSSGVSRSTYWLSHLSWDYCFYITMILPLIVVAGITIGSVLPVIVQLLAFGFSAISFTYMLCLMSNDFGKMFSIILYINMIGVLALFIHPKSPQARYAVIESVLLVHPHYSLCCGMYEAIRTSTYSLKALLYLIFGGAVYLIIVVFAWVPRRLNYVFKSIRNEKIYPRYEDEDKEVDKIRRRLAYLTTAHYAFFPLILKNLSKRYGSFVAVRSLTLDLNPFECVGLLGRNGSGKTSTFRMIAGMESITAGSIHIKGYSLKTRPNDASRHVGFCPREPMLSSFMTGKDALRFCCMINGIRKEYIKSLVASLAECFELVPHMNKRISTYSNGTKRKLMIAMGTLAPSLMCLDEPTAGVDMHAKYEIWRILDGIRQGGRSILLTTHNLEECEFLCTNVGIMDHGSLLCYGSLSRLKHRFNMGIFVKVKMGTNDDRDNWMRLTMMPPNDNEMGSIVGARRMMLAHLLRHHNPPVEPVKKSGTSRAQPDTTNSELNMRKDYEALLQELEEVFKRDHPYSTVSEKYSYRGMITFCIPKGQIKWSAIFDYMENLKDELQILYYSVSHTTFQDVFMKFVRKHNQ, translated from the exons ATGTCCAGTGGCGAATCGCCGGTGAATCCGCAGAGCAGCATATGCCTGCTGTGGCTGGTCATATGCAAGACGGCCCGCTTCCAGTTCTCCAATACGCTAACCAGCGTGATCATCATTGTGGGGCCCATCGTCGTCTTCCTCGTTTATGCGGCGACAGCTTTGTTCCAAGAGCCGCAAGAGGAGACGTCGGTGAAGTACCCGCCCGTCAACATCACAACCAAAGTGCC GTACATATTCTACTCACCTGAGAACCTAGTCTTGGCTGCTGTCATCGAGGATGTCGTTCACGATCTGAAGGCCGTGGGCAGCCAGGCCTTTGCCAGCGCCTCTGAACTGAATAATGCGCTGATAGGAAAGGATACATATGGCTACGTGGGCATTGAGTTTGACGACAGCTTCAGCGACATAAATGAGCTTCCGATTAATGTCACGGTGGGCTTGCGTTTTCCGCTTCACCTGCGCAAGAATCCCAAGATGGTTTGGGACAACACTTCGATCTTGAAGCACTCCAAAATGGACATTGATTACTATCAGGTGGAGGGATTTTTGGTTGTGCAAGCCAAGCTCAGCGAGTCGTTGATTAGGGCCAAAAACGAAGCCGTCGACCTGCCGGAAGTAATCCTGCAACACTATCCCGATGTAGCGGAAGTGGACAACTTGGATAATAGGGTAGCTTTGTGCGGAGTTCTTTTCCTGCCTGTCACCATATCCGCCGCATATCTGGCCCAA ATGATTGTGATGGAAAGGCGCGATCATTTGAGGGACATGCTGGAACTCATGGGCGTGAGGGCATGGATATACTGGTTGTCCTGGTTTCTGGTGGCCTTCCTGCTCCTGTCCATTCCCACTGTATTCATGGTTCTCTTGCTGAGGTGGCGCTACTTTTCGCTGAGTGATTCGACGCTGGTGCTGTTCTTTCTGCTGGTCTACAACTTGGAGGTCCTCACGTCGGCCTTCATGATTTCATCCTTTTTCTCGGACACGGTCGGCGTGCAGGTGGCCATAGTGATCGTGCACCTGGTTGGCTGCCTGCCATGGCGCCTATTGCTCATGGGCTATAATCCTACTTTACCGCGCACCATATTCGTCTGCTTGTTCCTGAACAGCTCGTTGTCCATGGGACTACAGCAGTTCATTAAGAGCGAGAACCTCCGCTTGGGCATGCACTGGAGTTGTCTCTTTAAGCGCACCGATTGGGATGAATTTGTGCACCTGGGCCCCATCCTCCTCTTCATGCTGTTTGGCTGCGTGTTGCGCATACTGGTGCTGGCTTACATGGAACAGCTGAGGAGTTATCGAAATAGAAAGTGGTATTTTCCGGTCCAGCGTTCATTTTGGTGTCGATGGAATAGGCGACCTCGATCCGATGACTTCGATGTCGAAGGGCAGGAGACGGGCATCAGAGGCCATCCTCTGATCGTGCGGGCCACGAACATTGAAAAGGTCTTCAACGAATCGGTTGCAGTTAAAGAGCTCAATCTGAACTTTTACCAAGACGAGATCACCGTGTTTCTGGGCCACAACGATTCGGGCAAGTCGACAATCTTTATGCTGCTGGCGGGGTTCTTAAGCCCCAGCGCCGGCGAAATCACCATCAACGGCTACGACCTGGCCACCAATCAGAGGAAAGCACGGCAATTCATGTGCATTTGCCCGCAGCACAATGTGCTGTTCGAGAAGGTTGACGCACGATGGCACCTCCAGTTCTACTGTCGCCTCAAGGGACTGAGCCGGCGGGAGGGTTCTGCCGAGACGGACAAGTATCTGGAGATCGGCCGCTTGCAGGACTTTGCCAACACCAAGGTGAAGAATCTGCCGAGCGGTATTAAGCGTATGCTCATGCTGTGCTGCAATCTGTGCGGAAACTCCAAG ATACTCCTGTTGGACGAGCCCGGCACCAGCATGGATCCTGCAATGCGCAGCAACATGTGGGACCTGCTGCGGCGGGAACGCAAAGGTCGCTGCATCATCATGGCCACGCACAACATGCATGAGGCCGAGGTGGTTGCGGATCAGATTGTGGTTCTGTGCGATGGCCAGGTGATCGGATACGGCACCATGGGCTTTCTCACACAGATCGCGGGCACGGACTCATCTTACCTGCTGATCTGCACCAAGATGGACACGTGCTATGTGGCGGAGGTGACGAACTTTCTGCAGATCCGTTTTCCGGACATCAAGCTGCACAACGAGTTCAGCATTTATGTGACTTACGAGCTGCCCACGAAGCATGTGGCGCAATATGCGGGCTTGTTtctggagctggaggaggCATTAGGCGAACTGAATCTGGCAGAGATCAGCGTGTGTGCCCCCACGCTGGGAAGTGTCTTTCTGCGGATGGGTGAGGATATGAGGCAGTCCTGGAACCGAATTAGCTCCTTTGACTTGCTGTCCAGTCCGTCGCCCATGTCGTCCCTGCTCA ATCTCCTGCCCACCTTCGAAGTGCGCGAGGACGATGGTAGCGTGAAGTGTTGCAACCAGTGGCGGGCGATCGTGGGGAAGAAGAGTCTCTTCACTTGGCGCCACCGCAAGTTCTACTGCACGATCATTGCGACGCCAATCATCATCTGCCTGCTCATCATCTCGTTTGCCATCTTCATCTTCCTGGTCGATCATCACCTGTGCGAGCTGCTGGTCACGGATTTGAGCATCTACCCCAAGGCGGTCTTTGTGATCGATTCACCAGCGGAGGGGAATAGGTTTGAACGACGCTACAAGGCGAATGTCATCGGGCTGGGAGGCACAGTTCGGAGTACGGCTGGTACTCCTATCGATGACTATCTCCTGGTGGAGATGAAGTCGGATCAAGTGAAGGTGCAGCATACGTTTTTGGCCGGCGCCACCTTCGACAGCGACGCCAACTCGATCGTCGCCTGGTCGAACAACAAGCTCAAGCACGGATCTCCACTCTCATTGGGCCTGGTGTACGCGGCCATTGGGCAGGAGCTGGCCCAACTGCATATACGGATCGTGAACAAACCGTACCAGGATACGGTGCAGCAGGCAGTGCGGGGACTGATCTACGCCAGCACCATTGAGTTCGCCGTGCTTGTGTTCCATTACCTTGTCCTGAGCACCACCATCTTTGCAGTTTTGCCGATCCTTGAGCGGCGGTCCAAAGTGCAGCACCAGCAATTCAGCAGCGGGGTGAGCAGGAGCACCTACTGGCTGTCGCACCTGTCCTGGGACTATTGCTTTTACATCACAATGATCTTGCCTCTGATCGTGGTCGCCGGAATCACAATAGGTTCCGTGTTGCCCGTAATAGTTCAGTTGCTTGCCTTCGGGTTCTCCGCCATTTCATTCACCTATATGTTGTGCCTGATGTCCAATGATTTCGGCAAGATGTTCAGCATTATATTGTACATCAATATGATAG GTGTTTTGGCCCTCTTCATCCACCCAAAGAGTCCGCAAGCTCGGTACGCTGTTATTGAGTCCGTGCTTTTGGTCCATCCACATTATTCCTTGTGTTGCGGAATGTATGAGGCGATACGTACGAGTACCTACAGCTTGAAGGCGCTACTTTACCTGATATTCGGCGGAGCGGTGTATCTTATCATTGTTGTGTTCGCATGGGTTCCGCGCCGACTAAACTATGTCTTCAA GTCCATTCGCAACGAAAAGATATACCCACGCTACGAGGATGAGGATAAAGAAGTTGACAAAATCCGGCGGAGATTAGCCTACCTGACCACCGCGCATTACGCATTCTTTCCTCTGATCCTGAAGAACCTATCGAAGCGCTATGGCAGCTTTGTGGCAGTACGGTCCCTAACATTGGATCTCAATCC TTTCGAGTGCGTTGGCTTGCTGGGCAGGAATGGGTCTGGAAAGACCAGCACCTTCCGCATGATCGCGGGCATGGAGTCGATCACGGCGGGCAGCATTCACATCAAAGGCTACAGCCTGAAGACGCGTCCCAATGACGCCTCGCGACACGTGGGCTTCTGTCCGCGGGAACCGATGCTCTCGTCGTTCATGACTGGCAAGGATGCGCTGCGCTTCTGTTGCATGATCAACGGCATTCGCAAGGAATATATCAAGAGCTTGGTGGCGTCATTGGCCGAGTGCTTTGAACTCGTACCCCACATGAACAAGCGCATCAGCACATACAGCAATGGAACGAAGCGGAAGCTAATGATTGCCATGGGCACCCTGGCGCCCTCGCTCATGTGCCTGGACGAGCCCACCGCCGGCGTGGACATGCATGCCAAGTACGAGATATGGAGGATTTTGGACGGCATCCGCCAGGGTGGTCGCAGCATTCTGCTGACCACGCACAACTTGGAGGAGTGCGAGTTTCTGTGCACCAATGTGGGCATCATGGACCACGGCTCGCTGCTCTGCTACGGATCCTTGTCGCGTCTGAAGCACCGCTTCAACATGGGTATTTTCGTCAAGGTGAAGATGGGCACCAACGATGACCGGGACAATTGGATGCGGCTCACTATGATGCCCCCAAACGATAATGAAATGGGAAGCATAGTGGGCGCTCGCCGCATGATGTTGGCGCACTTGCTTAGACATCACAATCCTCCAGTGGAACCAGTCAAGAAGTCGGGGACCAGTCGAGCCCAGCCGGACACCACAAATTCGGAATTGAACATGCGCAAGGACTACGAGGCGTTGCTGCAGGAATTGGAGGAGGTCTTCAAAAGGGACCATCCATACAGTACTGTCAG CGAGAAGTACTCCTACCGCGGCATGATCACCTTCTGCATTCCCAAGGGGCAGATCAAGTGGTCCGCGATCTTCGACTACATGGAGAACTTGAAGGATGAGCTGCAGATACTGTACTACTCGGTCAGTCATACGACTTTCCAGGATGTGTTCATGAAGTTTGTGAGGAAGCACAATCAATAG
- the LOC6621727 gene encoding putative sodium-dependent multivitamin transporter: protein MPVGTFDSWDAAVLITILVISALIGIYYRYTGGKQRTTQEYLMADQSMTTFPVSFSLMASFMSAISLMGVSNESYEFGTIFCVINIAYVLSTPIAAYFFLPVFYRMRTTSVYEYLERRFGQATRLSASLAFTVQMVLYMGIALYAPALALEAVTGIHRSMAIVVIGLVCTFYSTLGGLKAVLITDVFQSFLMFAAIYAVIAVTAIKAGGFAAIWEVAVERGRVNFIEFSLDPTVRHTWWSLIIGGMVTYLSLYGVNQTQVQRLLSVHNLKSAQSALWWNLPILGMLSFSTIFSGLSIFYYYRDCDPVLKGRIDKRDQIMPLFALETMGQYPGLCGLFVSGIFSASLSTISSAVTSLSAVTLEDYLKPLYKAIFKRTLIDSKSTMPTKIVACIFGLLCIGLAFVAGSMGGVLQASLTIFGVVGGPLLAIFTLGVFTTRSNQRGVLLGFLVSLIVSFWMGFGGPKPKPVTLEFSTAGCENATAVMARAIELSSKSSGVVIEPDYFWLYRISYLWLSVIGFLIAVVVGYGSSIVLAHFGKAENAEIYLDKSRKQLDYDLFAPMLSRRWRRHEEEQDQTAQDETLTKLTEQ, encoded by the exons ATGCCCGTGGGAACGTTCGACTCCTGGGATGCGGCCGTGCTGATCACCATCCTGGTCATATCGGCTCTGATTGGCATCTACTACCGGTATACGGGCGGCAAGCAAAGGACCACACAGGAGTACCTGATGGCGGACCAGAGCATGACCACTTTTCCGGTCTCCTTCAGCCTGATGGCCAGCTTCATGTCCGCCATCTCACTGATGGGCGTCTCCAACGAGTCCTACGAATTCGGTACCATCTTCTGTGTGATCAACATTGCCTACGTTCTGAGTACGCCCATTGCCGCGTACTTCTTCCTTCCTGTTTTCTACAGGATGCGGACGACCAGTGTGTACGAGTATCTGGAGCGGCGCTTCGGCCAGGCCACCCGCCTGTCCGCCTCCCTGGCCTTCACCGTGCAAATGGTGCTTTACATGGGCATTGCACTGTATGCACCAGCGCTCGCTTTGGAAGCTGTAACCGGCATTCATCGATCAATGGCCATCGTCGTCATTGGACTGGTGTGCACCTTTTATTCTACACTTGGCGGCCTGAAGGCGGTGCTCATCACGGATGTGTTTCAGTCCTTCCTCATGTTTGCCGCCATCTACGCCGTGATTGCCGTGACGGCCATTAAGGCCGGCGGATTCGCGGCCATTTGGGAGGTGGCTGTGGAGCGAGGACGCGTCAACTTCATTGAGTTTTCATTGGATCCCACTGTGAGGCATACGTGGTGGTCTCTGATCATTGGCGGCATGGTCACTTACCTCTCCTTGTATGGAGTTAATCAAACGCAAGTGCAGCGACTCCTGAGTGTCCACAATTTGAAGAGCGCTCAGTCGGCGCTTTGGTGGAACCTGCCCATCCTAGGAATGCTTAGTTTTAGCACCATTTTCAGTGGACTGTCCATATTCTACTATTATCGAGATTGTGACCCAGTGCTAAAGGGACGCATCGACAAGCGGGATCAAATCATGCCCCTCTTCGCACTGGAGACTATGG GTCAATACCCTGGACTTTGCGGCCTGTTCGTGTCCGGAATATTCTCCGCCAGTCTTTCCACAATTTCGTCAGCAGTTACCTCGCTGTCGGCTGTAACACTGGAGGATTACTTGAAGCCCTTGTACAAGGCGATATTTAAACGGACGCTAATTGACTCCAAGTCCACGATGCCCACCAAGATTGTGGCATGCATCTTTGGCCTGCTGTGCATCGGACTGGCTTTTGTGGCTGGCTCCATGGGCGGAGTTCTCCAGGCCTCGCTTACCATTTTCGGCGTGGTGGGCGGTCCTTTGCTGGCCATTTTCACACTTGGAGTCTTCACTACACGCAGCAACCAAAGAGGCGTGCTGCTTGGCTTCCTCGTTTCCCTAATAGTTTCCTTCTGGATGGGATTCGGCGGGCCCAAACCAAAGCCAGTTACCTTGGAGTTTAGCACAGCGGGGTGTGAGAATGCCACAGCTGTAATGGCGCGTGCCATCGAGCTAAGCTCAAAGAGCAGTGGAGTGGTCATCGAACCGGACTACTTCTGGTTATATCGAATTTCCTACTTGTGGCTGAGCGTGATCGGCTTTCTTATCGCCGTGGTCGTCGGCTATGGCAGCAGCATTGTGCTGGCTCACTTTGGAAAGGCAGAAAACGCGGAAATCTATTTGGACAAGTCTCGGAAGCAGCTGGACTACGATCTCTTCGCACCCATGCTGTCTCGCCGCTGGCGACGCCACGAAGAAGAACAAGACCAAACTGCCCAGGACGAAACGCTCACCAAACTAACTGAGCAGTAG